The Nitrospira sp. genome has a segment encoding these proteins:
- a CDS encoding co-chaperone GroES, with translation MSSATKDKKDSKAAKGFQPLGDRVFVTYTEEMERTAGGIYVPDSAKEKPQRGVVQAVGKKVEHVKVGDQVLFDKYSGSKLRIDDEDCLILKEEDILGIFSH, from the coding sequence ATGTCATCGGCGACGAAGGATAAGAAGGACTCTAAGGCCGCTAAGGGCTTCCAGCCTCTAGGCGACCGCGTGTTTGTCACCTACACCGAAGAAATGGAGCGCACGGCGGGCGGCATTTATGTGCCGGACTCGGCAAAGGAAAAGCCGCAGCGTGGCGTGGTGCAGGCCGTCGGCAAGAAGGTCGAGCACGTGAAAGTCGGTGACCAAGTGCTGTTCGACAAGTATTCCGGCAGCAAGCTCCGCATCGACGACGAAGACTGCCTGATCCTGAAGGAAGAGGACATCCTGGGCATCTTCTCCCACTAA
- the groL gene encoding chaperonin GroEL, protein MAKQLLYSEQARASILKGVNQLADAVKATLGPKGRNAILDKKFGAPTITKDGVTVAKEVELKNPYENMGAQLVREVASKTSDTAGDGTTTATVLAQAIYREGAKNITAGGNPMEIKRGIDRAVEAVVVELKKLSKPCQAKTEISQVGTISANNDKTIGDLIAEAMEKVGKDGVITVEEAKSMTTSLDVVEGMQFDRGYISPYFVTNAERMEASVEEPLILINEKKVSSMKDLLPLLEQVAKMGRPLVIIAEEVEGEALATLVVNKLRGTLNVAAVKAPGFGDRRKAMLEDIAILTGGQVISEDLGLKLENVKLTDLGRAKRVTIDKDNTTIVEGHGDSKKIEARVKQIKAQIQETTSDYDREKLQERLAKIVGGVAVINVGAATETEMKEKKARVEDALHATKAAVEEGIVPGGGVALLRCVQALDNLKGVPAEQQVGVNIVKRALEEPIRQIVQNAGMEGSVVVDKVRQEKSPGHGFNAANEEYVDMLKAGIIDPTKVTRCALQNAASVAGLMLTTEVMITDLPEEKKEPAMGGHGHNHGMEGMY, encoded by the coding sequence ATGGCAAAGCAACTGTTGTATAGCGAACAGGCCCGCGCGTCGATCCTGAAGGGGGTCAACCAGCTGGCCGACGCCGTCAAGGCGACGTTGGGCCCCAAAGGCCGCAACGCGATTCTGGACAAGAAGTTCGGCGCCCCGACCATCACCAAGGACGGTGTGACGGTCGCGAAGGAAGTTGAGCTTAAGAACCCCTACGAAAACATGGGCGCCCAGCTCGTTCGCGAAGTCGCCAGCAAGACTAGCGACACGGCGGGCGACGGCACGACCACCGCGACGGTCCTGGCGCAGGCCATCTACCGCGAGGGCGCCAAGAACATTACGGCGGGCGGCAACCCGATGGAGATCAAGCGCGGCATCGATCGCGCGGTCGAAGCCGTCGTGGTGGAACTCAAGAAGCTCAGCAAGCCCTGCCAGGCCAAGACAGAGATTTCTCAGGTCGGCACGATCTCGGCCAACAACGACAAAACCATCGGTGACCTGATCGCCGAGGCGATGGAGAAGGTTGGCAAGGATGGTGTCATCACCGTCGAGGAAGCCAAGTCCATGACGACCTCGCTGGACGTGGTCGAGGGCATGCAGTTCGACCGCGGATACATCTCCCCCTATTTCGTCACCAACGCCGAGCGGATGGAAGCCTCCGTTGAGGAGCCACTCATTCTCATCAATGAAAAGAAAGTTAGCAGCATGAAGGACCTCCTGCCCCTGCTCGAGCAGGTGGCCAAGATGGGTCGTCCGCTGGTGATCATTGCTGAAGAAGTCGAAGGCGAAGCGCTAGCGACCCTGGTGGTCAACAAGCTGCGCGGCACGCTGAACGTGGCGGCCGTAAAAGCGCCGGGCTTCGGTGACCGCCGCAAAGCCATGCTGGAGGACATCGCAATCCTCACCGGCGGCCAGGTGATCTCTGAGGATCTCGGCCTCAAGCTTGAGAACGTGAAGCTCACGGACCTCGGCCGCGCCAAGCGCGTGACGATCGATAAGGACAACACCACGATCGTCGAGGGGCATGGTGATTCTAAGAAAATTGAGGCCCGCGTGAAGCAGATCAAAGCCCAGATCCAGGAGACGACCTCCGACTATGACCGGGAGAAGCTCCAGGAGCGGCTAGCCAAGATCGTCGGTGGCGTGGCGGTCATCAACGTGGGCGCCGCGACCGAGACTGAGATGAAGGAGAAGAAGGCCCGCGTGGAAGACGCGCTGCACGCCACCAAGGCAGCCGTCGAAGAAGGCATCGTTCCGGGCGGTGGCGTGGCACTACTGCGCTGCGTCCAGGCACTTGACAACCTCAAGGGTGTCCCGGCCGAACAGCAGGTCGGTGTCAACATCGTGAAGCGGGCGCTCGAGGAGCCGATCCGTCAGATCGTCCAGAACGCCGGCATGGAGGGTTCTGTCGTGGTGGACAAAGTCCGTCAGGAAAAGAGCCCCGGCCATGGCTTCAACGCCGCGAACGAAGAGTACGTGGACATGCTGAAGGCCGGCATCATCGACCCAACAAAGGTGACGCGCTGCGCACTGCAAAATGCAGCCAGCGTCGCAGGCCTGATGCTGACGACCGAGGTCATGATCACCGATCTGCCGGAAGAGAAGAAAGAACCGGCGATGGGCGGCCATGGGCACAACCACGGCATGGAGGGCATGTACTAG
- a CDS encoding GYD domain-containing protein, with protein sequence MPTFVCLFNWTDQGIRNVRDTTKRAERFKAAIKKAGGTTKGIYWTLGRYDGLFVFEVPDEETATAIMLSGGMLGSVRTETLRAFEASEMDKVLAKMKA encoded by the coding sequence ATGCCGACATTCGTGTGTCTTTTCAACTGGACTGATCAGGGCATCCGCAACGTGCGGGATACAACCAAGCGGGCCGAGCGGTTTAAGGCTGCCATCAAGAAGGCCGGTGGGACGACCAAGGGCATTTACTGGACGTTGGGCCGCTACGACGGGCTGTTTGTGTTTGAAGTGCCGGACGAGGAAACCGCCACCGCTATCATGTTGAGCGGGGGAATGCTGGGAAGCGTCCGGACAGAAACCCTGCGCGCTTTCGAAGCATCCGAGATGGACAAGGTTCTCGCCAAGATGAAGGCCTAG
- a CDS encoding CBS domain-containing protein → MAARRITQSASKSKPKPTMRTLSKLLVSDYVSYDVRSIQQDAPLREAGRLLVKWKVGSLLVDDGRRYVGIITDTDLSRRGVARGMDPNVTIVKQCMSRPVLTIEDDELLATAIALMKQKGIRHMAVTEDQTIVGVLSVSDLLRAYADVAGQ, encoded by the coding sequence ATGGCCGCACGGCGGATAACGCAGTCTGCATCGAAATCAAAGCCGAAGCCGACGATGCGTACGCTGTCTAAGCTCCTCGTATCCGACTACGTGTCGTATGACGTGCGGAGCATCCAGCAAGATGCTCCGTTGAGGGAAGCCGGACGGCTCCTCGTCAAGTGGAAGGTGGGCTCGCTGCTTGTCGACGATGGCCGGCGTTATGTCGGGATCATCACCGACACGGATCTAAGCCGGCGTGGCGTGGCCCGCGGTATGGATCCCAATGTGACCATCGTGAAGCAGTGCATGAGCCGGCCGGTGTTGACGATCGAAGACGATGAATTGCTGGCAACCGCGATTGCCCTGATGAAGCAGAAGGGCATTCGTCACATGGCGGTGACGGAGGATCAGACGATCGTGGGGGTGTTGTCTGTTTCGGATCTGCTCAGGGCCTACGCTGACGTGGCCGGGCAGTAA
- a CDS encoding ferredoxin--nitrite reductase: MNKIEALKTECDGLDVKASIAGYATTGWESISEEDIQRLKWYGLFLRNLTPGYFMIRVRISGGKTGSYQLRALAGIAQEYGNGILDLTTRQQIQLRQIRIEHVPAIFAKLEEVGLTSLQTGMDNVRNVMTCPVAGLTPDEMLDATSVVQAITQEILENREYTNLPRKVNIAVTGCLDNCLHMETQDLALVPAYQGEGEAKITGFNVLAGGKLGSGGYRIASPLDIFVLPSESLEVCRAIMLLYRDHGPRETRTAARLAFLLDDWGVARFRSEVEAKVGHPLARAGTDARKTGEKDHVGIYRQKQPRMNYVGLKVVVGRITAKDLVAVAALAEKYGTGDVRLSPAQAIIIPNVVDRLVSDLTEEPLVKRLTYNPAPIHKGLVSCVGNDYCNLAVIETKSRAVETAKALEVKLGSGIKPITMHWSGCPAGCGNHLVADIGLLGKKTKIDGKVVDAVDVFVGGRSGIDPKLAMKIMEDVPCDKLPSVLEGLVPYHTREKMHRVRGAETRKTALAVKPESTAGSSLAGFIAPSVLKPA; encoded by the coding sequence GTGAACAAGATTGAAGCGCTCAAAACCGAATGTGATGGACTGGATGTGAAAGCGTCCATCGCGGGGTACGCTACGACAGGCTGGGAGTCCATCTCGGAAGAGGACATTCAGCGGCTAAAGTGGTACGGCCTATTCCTGCGCAATCTGACGCCCGGCTATTTCATGATCCGCGTGCGGATTTCTGGAGGGAAGACCGGTTCGTATCAATTGCGCGCGCTGGCCGGCATTGCACAAGAATATGGCAATGGCATTCTCGATCTGACGACGCGTCAGCAGATACAGCTTCGTCAGATTCGCATTGAGCATGTGCCGGCTATCTTTGCGAAGCTCGAAGAAGTCGGGCTGACCTCGCTGCAAACCGGCATGGACAATGTCCGGAACGTCATGACCTGTCCGGTAGCCGGCTTGACACCGGATGAGATGCTCGACGCCACCTCCGTTGTGCAGGCGATCACGCAGGAGATTCTGGAGAACCGCGAGTACACGAATCTTCCTCGCAAGGTGAACATAGCGGTGACCGGTTGCTTAGACAACTGTCTCCATATGGAGACGCAGGATCTGGCGCTCGTGCCGGCTTATCAGGGAGAAGGCGAGGCGAAAATCACTGGTTTTAACGTGCTGGCCGGTGGCAAGCTCGGATCGGGCGGCTATCGGATTGCCAGCCCGCTGGATATTTTTGTCCTGCCATCAGAATCGCTCGAGGTCTGTCGAGCGATCATGCTGCTCTATCGTGATCACGGTCCGCGCGAGACACGCACGGCAGCACGGCTGGCATTTTTGCTGGATGACTGGGGCGTTGCGCGTTTTCGTAGCGAGGTGGAGGCAAAGGTCGGGCATCCGTTGGCTCGGGCAGGAACCGACGCGAGAAAGACAGGTGAAAAGGATCACGTCGGCATCTATCGGCAAAAGCAGCCGCGGATGAACTATGTGGGGCTCAAGGTGGTGGTCGGGCGCATCACGGCCAAGGACCTGGTGGCGGTCGCGGCACTGGCCGAAAAATATGGTACGGGCGATGTCCGTCTCTCGCCGGCACAGGCGATCATCATTCCCAATGTGGTGGACCGGCTGGTGAGCGACCTGACTGAGGAGCCGCTGGTTAAGCGGCTAACTTACAACCCAGCGCCGATCCATAAAGGCCTTGTCAGTTGTGTTGGGAACGATTACTGCAACCTGGCCGTGATCGAAACCAAGAGTCGGGCAGTCGAAACCGCCAAGGCGCTGGAGGTGAAGCTGGGTAGCGGAATCAAGCCCATCACCATGCACTGGTCCGGTTGTCCGGCCGGCTGCGGCAACCATCTAGTGGCCGACATTGGGCTGCTTGGGAAGAAAACTAAGATTGACGGCAAGGTGGTGGATGCGGTGGACGTCTTCGTCGGTGGCCGGTCTGGAATTGATCCTAAGCTCGCTATGAAAATCATGGAAGATGTCCCCTGTGACAAGCTGCCGTCTGTACTGGAGGGACTGGTGCCGTACCACACGCGCGAGAAGATGCACCGCGTGCGGGGCGCCGAGACAAGAAAAACCGCGCTGGCCGTCAAGCCCGAATCAACTGCGGGGTCGTCGCTGGCTGGGTTTATCGCGCCGAGTGTGTTGAAGCCGGCCTGA
- a CDS encoding ammonium transporter, translating into MPKVDAADTAWVLIASALVLTMIVPGLALFYGGLVRRKNVLGTIMHSVAILCLISVLWILFGYSLAFGPDKWGVIGGLEWAGLRDVGFSPHSSYGPTIPHQVFMIFQMMFAAITPALITGAFAERIKFGSMMLFSGLWFVLVYCPVAHWMWGGGWLGQWGALDFAGGVVVHLTSGTAALVCAYVLGQRHGYGVDYMAPHNLPMVMLATGLVWFGWFGFNAGSALGVNQIAVVAFLATHTAAVTAGLAWMTVEWVHRGTPTVLGLASGVIAGLAMVTPSAGYVGPFAAMAIGLMAGGLSYIAIIKKGRWGYDDSLDVVGIHGVGGVFGVLATGLFASKAVNPGGADGLLAGNTHFLIVQAVAVIVVVLFSGAMTWVLLKLIDRFVGLRVAPEQESMGLDLSQHNERAYS; encoded by the coding sequence ATGCCCAAGGTTGATGCTGCCGACACCGCCTGGGTGCTGATTGCTTCGGCGCTGGTGCTGACGATGATCGTGCCTGGACTCGCGCTGTTCTACGGCGGTCTCGTTCGCCGGAAGAACGTGTTGGGCACGATCATGCACAGTGTTGCCATCCTGTGTCTGATCAGCGTGCTTTGGATTCTATTTGGCTATAGTCTGGCGTTCGGACCCGACAAATGGGGTGTGATCGGCGGACTGGAATGGGCGGGCCTGCGCGACGTCGGCTTCTCGCCGCATTCGTCCTACGGGCCGACGATTCCACATCAGGTGTTCATGATTTTCCAAATGATGTTCGCGGCCATCACGCCGGCGCTCATCACCGGGGCTTTTGCCGAACGGATAAAATTTGGCTCCATGATGCTTTTTTCAGGGCTCTGGTTCGTCTTGGTGTATTGCCCGGTGGCGCACTGGATGTGGGGTGGCGGCTGGCTTGGTCAGTGGGGCGCGCTGGACTTTGCCGGTGGCGTAGTCGTGCATCTGACGTCGGGAACAGCCGCCCTGGTCTGTGCCTACGTGCTGGGCCAGCGGCATGGCTACGGCGTGGACTACATGGCGCCACACAATCTACCAATGGTCATGTTGGCAACTGGGCTCGTCTGGTTCGGCTGGTTCGGGTTCAACGCGGGGAGCGCCCTGGGAGTCAACCAAATTGCCGTCGTGGCTTTTCTTGCGACGCATACGGCCGCGGTCACGGCCGGGCTGGCCTGGATGACGGTTGAATGGGTGCATCGCGGCACGCCGACTGTATTGGGGCTGGCCAGCGGCGTCATTGCCGGGCTTGCGATGGTTACGCCGAGCGCTGGCTACGTGGGGCCGTTTGCCGCCATGGCGATCGGGCTGATGGCGGGTGGGCTGTCCTACATCGCAATCATTAAAAAGGGGCGGTGGGGCTATGATGACTCGCTGGACGTCGTCGGCATTCACGGTGTGGGCGGTGTCTTTGGCGTACTGGCGACCGGGTTGTTCGCATCCAAAGCGGTCAATCCAGGGGGGGCAGATGGGCTGCTGGCCGGTAACACACACTTTTTGATAGTACAGGCGGTAGCGGTCATTGTAGTGGTCCTGTTCTCTGGAGCCATGACCTGGGTGCTGCTGAAATTGATTGATCGGTTCGTGGGGCTTCGGGTTGCACCCGAGCAGGAATCCATGGGCTTGGATCTGAGTCAGCATAACGAACGGGCCTATTCGTAA
- a CDS encoding formate/nitrite transporter family protein: MDCVKPTEIAGQILAVGTAKVNLPAKQLVVRGMLAGAYLAVATSMSVTAAVQTGQWIVGALIFPFGLCLVVLLGTELITGSFALLPVAAMEGKEGAKISRVFQNWGWVFLGNLMGSVLYAVLLAIALTTSWSGDVSPIGKKLVAMAEQKTTGYSAFQAAGMIAVFTKAILCNWLVSLAVVMAFATTSLAGKIIAMWGPVVLFFSQGFEHTVVNMFVIPVGMMMGANVTVSDWWLWNQIPVTLGNLLGGMIFTGLAIYVSHRPAPSHAKA, from the coding sequence ATGGATTGCGTGAAGCCGACTGAAATTGCGGGTCAGATTCTGGCCGTTGGAACGGCTAAGGTTAATTTACCGGCGAAGCAACTGGTCGTCCGGGGCATGCTGGCCGGGGCCTACCTGGCGGTGGCGACGAGCATGTCCGTCACGGCGGCCGTGCAGACGGGGCAGTGGATCGTAGGTGCGCTGATTTTCCCGTTCGGATTGTGTCTCGTTGTGCTGCTAGGCACCGAGTTGATCACTGGAAGTTTCGCGCTGCTACCTGTCGCCGCCATGGAGGGCAAGGAGGGCGCAAAGATCAGTCGGGTTTTTCAGAACTGGGGGTGGGTCTTCCTCGGTAACCTGATGGGCAGCGTACTCTATGCCGTGCTGCTGGCGATCGCACTAACGACAAGTTGGTCCGGCGACGTGTCGCCGATCGGCAAGAAGCTGGTCGCAATGGCGGAGCAGAAAACAACGGGGTATTCGGCCTTCCAGGCAGCCGGCATGATCGCGGTCTTTACCAAGGCCATTCTCTGCAACTGGCTGGTGAGCCTTGCGGTCGTGATGGCCTTTGCCACGACCTCGCTGGCCGGAAAAATCATCGCTATGTGGGGGCCGGTGGTCCTATTTTTTTCGCAGGGTTTTGAACACACGGTCGTGAACATGTTTGTCATTCCAGTGGGGATGATGATGGGTGCCAATGTGACTGTGTCGGACTGGTGGCTGTGGAATCAAATTCCGGTGACGCTGGGCAATCTACTCGGCGGTATGATTTTTACCGGACTAGCCATCTATGTGAGTCACAGACCTGCGCCGAGTCACGCGAAGGCCTGA
- the cynS gene encoding cyanase, with product MNENGKKAASDIIKAKRLEKKVTIAELAKAVGRNPTFVAAALSGNHKLPPQEAQKIGTLLDLDRDTTASLSKFPVRTDFPITTDPFKYRLLEIIGVYGDPMREMANEMFGDGIMSAIDFTLDMEKVTGSQGEARCKITLNGKWLEYKTF from the coding sequence ATGAACGAGAACGGAAAGAAAGCCGCAAGCGACATCATCAAGGCGAAGCGATTAGAGAAAAAAGTCACGATCGCCGAGCTGGCCAAGGCGGTAGGCCGCAATCCGACCTTTGTCGCGGCGGCCCTGTCCGGCAACCACAAACTGCCGCCGCAGGAAGCACAGAAAATCGGCACCCTGCTCGATCTCGACAGGGACACGACGGCGTCGTTGAGCAAATTTCCGGTGCGGACGGATTTCCCCATCACCACGGATCCATTCAAGTACCGGTTGTTAGAAATTATCGGCGTTTACGGCGATCCAATGCGCGAGATGGCCAACGAGATGTTTGGCGACGGCATTATGAGCGCCATTGATTTTACACTCGACATGGAAAAGGTGACGGGCAGCCAGGGTGAGGCCCGCTGCAAGATCACACTCAACGGCAAGTGGCTTGAATACAAGACGTTCTGA
- the glnA gene encoding type I glutamate--ammonia ligase: MTPREVLEYANKNKAQVVDLKFVDLPGTWQHFTIPIEELNEGTFKDGSGLDGSSIRGWKAINNSDMLVVPDPATACMDPFTAVPTLSLVGNVMDPITREIYERDPRFIAQKAEKYLKRTKIGDISYWGPEAEFFIFDHARFDQTSHSGYYFLDSEEGIWNAGQEGVNLGNKIRHKEGYFPVPPTDTQQDIRSEMVLEMQKAGIAVEKHHHEVATAGQAEIDLRFDSLVVMADKMMMYKYIVKNVARRHHKTVTFMPKPLFGDNGSGMHTHQSIWKEGKPLFAGKEYAGMSQMCLYYIGGILKHAPALAAITNPTVNSYKRLTPGFEAPVMLAYSSRNRSAGIRIPMYSPSPKAKRIEVRFPDPSTNPYLAFAAMLMAGLDGIQNKIDPGEPMEKDLYDLEAREAARVPTMPGSLDDALKNLEKDHQFLLKGGVFTEDLIEAWIGYKRSKEVDAIRLRPHPYEFFLYYDV; this comes from the coding sequence ATGACTCCGCGTGAGGTACTCGAGTACGCAAACAAAAACAAGGCACAGGTCGTCGACCTGAAATTCGTGGATTTGCCGGGCACCTGGCAGCATTTCACGATCCCGATCGAAGAACTCAACGAAGGTACCTTCAAGGATGGCTCCGGCCTGGACGGCTCGTCCATCCGCGGCTGGAAGGCGATCAATAACAGCGACATGCTGGTCGTGCCGGATCCGGCTACAGCGTGTATGGACCCCTTCACGGCTGTGCCGACGCTGAGCCTGGTCGGTAACGTGATGGATCCGATCACGCGCGAGATCTACGAGCGTGACCCGCGCTTCATCGCGCAGAAGGCGGAGAAATATCTTAAGAGGACGAAGATCGGCGACATCTCCTACTGGGGCCCGGAAGCCGAATTCTTCATCTTCGACCACGCCCGGTTCGACCAGACGAGCCACAGCGGCTACTACTTCCTGGATTCCGAGGAGGGGATCTGGAACGCGGGCCAAGAGGGCGTCAACCTCGGCAACAAAATTCGGCACAAGGAGGGCTACTTCCCGGTGCCGCCGACGGACACGCAGCAGGACATCCGTAGCGAAATGGTACTGGAGATGCAGAAGGCGGGTATTGCTGTCGAGAAGCATCACCACGAGGTGGCGACGGCAGGGCAGGCCGAAATCGACCTTCGGTTCGATTCGCTGGTCGTCATGGCTGACAAGATGATGATGTATAAGTACATCGTTAAGAACGTGGCCCGGCGTCATCACAAGACCGTGACCTTCATGCCGAAGCCGTTGTTTGGTGACAACGGGTCCGGCATGCATACGCATCAGAGTATCTGGAAGGAGGGCAAGCCGCTGTTTGCCGGGAAAGAATATGCCGGCATGTCGCAGATGTGTCTCTATTACATCGGCGGTATTCTAAAGCACGCACCGGCACTGGCGGCGATCACCAATCCGACGGTCAACTCGTACAAGCGGCTGACCCCGGGCTTCGAGGCGCCGGTGATGCTGGCCTACTCGAGCCGCAACCGCTCGGCCGGCATCCGCATCCCGATGTATTCGCCGAGCCCTAAGGCGAAGCGAATCGAGGTGCGTTTCCCGGATCCGTCCACGAACCCGTACCTGGCCTTCGCGGCCATGCTGATGGCCGGACTGGACGGCATCCAGAATAAGATCGATCCGGGAGAGCCGATGGAGAAGGACCTCTACGATCTGGAGGCTCGCGAAGCGGCCCGGGTGCCGACCATGCCGGGGAGCCTCGACGACGCGCTCAAGAACCTCGAGAAGGACCATCAGTTCCTTCTCAAGGGGGGTGTGTTCACGGAGGATCTGATCGAGGCCTGGATCGGTTACAAGCGGTCGAAGGAAGTGGATGCGATCCGGTTACGGCCGCATCCGTACGAGTTCTTCCTGTACTACGACGTCTAG
- the glnD gene encoding [protein-PII] uridylyltransferase, with protein sequence MIVQRVLAGASGAEAMEALTELIDGLIIGRYRNGLRQLGEAAEITASQSCCLVALGGYGRRELAPHSDIDLMVLFQSEAQAMVPELVKTVLHPLWDAGFQVGHSVRTIQECLDLAAEDLTICTSMMEARFLAGSTELFQRFHDRYAKRVVGKDADRFIDQKLDERRREYEKFGETIYLLEPNVKKSKGGLRDLHVLQWIGMARYGAGTIRKLADHGFLSRQDYRALTEARDFLWRVRALMHVHAGSAQEILTFEEQVWLAQKFGYQDRPHLLAVEQFMQVYYRHTMGLHERMMRFVARCRTVSLWTRLMRLLPAPRLEKHFAVQGTVLTVPVEERARVLGSPALLLQLFDLARARALSIDPALLEEVHRHIETLPLSVFDSPEVSARFLSILTGPRTAVTLDAMHRAHLLERLIPAFATVRGLMQFNQYHKYTVDEHSLLAVGKAESFAQDQGVIGQVYRAITRKDLLHLAVLLHDLGKGREEDHSEVGKRLAEEAAVRLRFSEQDTRTLVFLVHKHLLMAHTALRRDPYDGKVLMTFARAVGTPAVLKKFLVLTAADIAAVGPGVLTKWKESLLVELYLHTLPEVSGGRDAAWGAERMAQLVRDVTAAMPEHPEATWVQSQLEQFPLRHLYGTLPDRIAGHLTAIQRLTSRDARVEATFNAELGTCEYAVITRNDILPGIFSKIAGVLAARGLHILDAQIVTRHDDIVVDTFRVTDPDYAGRPPADRLEEIGRAIRSVLLGEESVERMIERHHRLDHQRRLPGERQTTEVQMDNETSERATIIDVFAEDRQGLLYIITRAIFTLGLSVQAARISTRLDQVADVFYVTDSKGGKVTDPAWLEAIRATIKGEVDRFAAGQVAVQTGARP encoded by the coding sequence ATGATCGTCCAGCGTGTGCTAGCTGGGGCTTCCGGAGCCGAAGCCATGGAGGCGCTCACGGAGTTGATTGACGGGCTCATTATTGGGCGGTACCGAAATGGGCTTCGTCAATTGGGCGAGGCGGCCGAAATCACAGCGAGCCAATCCTGCTGCCTGGTCGCGCTCGGCGGTTATGGCCGGCGTGAGCTGGCGCCTCATTCGGATATTGATCTCATGGTGCTGTTTCAGTCGGAAGCCCAGGCGATGGTGCCTGAGCTGGTGAAAACCGTCCTGCATCCACTCTGGGACGCGGGATTTCAGGTTGGCCACAGCGTCCGGACAATTCAGGAATGCCTCGATCTAGCCGCAGAGGATTTAACGATTTGCACCTCCATGATGGAGGCGCGGTTCCTCGCTGGCAGCACGGAACTCTTTCAGCGATTTCATGACCGCTACGCTAAGCGGGTGGTCGGGAAAGACGCAGACCGTTTTATTGATCAAAAGTTAGACGAGCGGCGTCGCGAGTATGAGAAATTCGGCGAGACAATCTATCTCCTTGAGCCGAATGTGAAGAAGAGCAAGGGCGGTCTTCGTGATCTGCACGTTCTCCAGTGGATCGGTATGGCCCGCTACGGGGCGGGGACAATCCGTAAATTGGCGGACCACGGCTTTCTGTCACGTCAGGACTATCGAGCGCTGACTGAGGCTCGTGATTTTCTCTGGCGGGTGCGCGCGCTGATGCACGTGCATGCTGGGTCGGCTCAGGAGATCCTGACCTTCGAAGAGCAGGTGTGGCTCGCGCAGAAGTTCGGCTACCAGGACCGCCCGCATCTGCTGGCCGTTGAGCAGTTCATGCAGGTCTATTACCGCCATACCATGGGCTTGCACGAGCGGATGATGCGATTTGTCGCGCGGTGCCGGACGGTCTCGCTGTGGACCCGCCTGATGCGGCTGCTGCCAGCGCCGCGCCTGGAGAAGCATTTCGCCGTGCAGGGGACTGTACTGACTGTGCCGGTTGAGGAGCGGGCCCGCGTGCTCGGCAGCCCGGCCCTGCTGCTGCAGTTGTTCGATCTGGCGCGTGCGAGGGCGCTGAGCATCGATCCGGCATTACTCGAGGAGGTTCACCGGCACATCGAAACATTGCCGCTGAGCGTCTTCGATTCGCCGGAGGTCAGTGCGCGGTTTCTCAGTATTTTAACCGGTCCCCGGACGGCAGTGACGCTCGACGCCATGCATCGCGCACATCTGCTGGAACGGCTGATCCCGGCCTTCGCAACCGTGCGTGGCCTGATGCAGTTCAACCAGTACCACAAGTACACGGTGGACGAGCACAGCCTACTGGCTGTGGGCAAGGCGGAGTCCTTCGCGCAGGATCAGGGCGTCATTGGGCAGGTCTATCGTGCAATCACGCGTAAGGACCTTTTGCACCTGGCGGTTCTGCTGCACGATCTGGGTAAGGGGCGGGAAGAAGACCACAGTGAAGTGGGTAAGCGGCTTGCGGAAGAAGCGGCGGTTCGTCTCAGATTCAGCGAGCAGGACACGCGAACGCTAGTCTTTCTCGTGCACAAGCATCTGCTCATGGCGCACACGGCGCTCCGGCGCGATCCCTACGACGGCAAGGTACTTATGACCTTCGCTCGGGCAGTCGGCACTCCCGCCGTGCTCAAGAAATTCCTGGTGCTCACGGCCGCCGACATCGCGGCGGTCGGGCCCGGTGTCCTGACGAAGTGGAAGGAATCGCTGCTGGTTGAGCTCTATCTGCACACGCTGCCGGAAGTATCGGGTGGGCGAGATGCGGCCTGGGGCGCCGAACGGATGGCGCAGTTGGTGCGCGATGTGACTGCGGCGATGCCGGAGCATCCGGAGGCCACCTGGGTGCAGAGCCAGCTGGAGCAGTTTCCTCTGCGCCACTTGTATGGTACGTTGCCGGACCGCATTGCTGGGCACCTAACAGCTATTCAGCGGCTGACGTCGCGAGATGCGCGTGTAGAGGCGACGTTCAATGCGGAATTGGGTACCTGCGAATATGCGGTTATCACGCGTAACGATATATTGCCGGGCATTTTTTCGAAAATAGCCGGTGTGCTGGCGGCACGAGGGCTGCACATTCTTGACGCGCAGATCGTGACTCGTCATGACGATATTGTGGTGGACACGTTCCGGGTGACGGATCCAGACTACGCTGGCCGGCCACCAGCCGACCGGCTCGAAGAGATCGGCCGAGCCATCCGGAGCGTATTGCTAGGCGAGGAGTCGGTTGAGCGGATGATCGAACGCCATCACCGGCTAGATCATCAGCGCCGTTTGCCGGGTGAGCGGCAGACGACCGAAGTACAGATGGACAACGAGACGTCCGAGCGCGCCACGATCATCGATGTGTTTGCGGAAGACCGCCAGGGCCTGCTCTACATCATCACGCGGGCTATTTTCACGCTAGGGCTCTCCGTGCAGGCAGCCCGCATTTCGACGCGGCTGGACCAGGTGGCGGACGTATTTTATGTAACGGATTCGAAAGGGGGGAAGGTGACGGACCCGGCCTGGCTGGAGGCAATTCGCGCCACCATCAAGGGCGAGGTGGATCGGTTTGCAGCAGGACAAGTGGCGGTGCAAACAGGCGCAAGACCATAG